In one Brassica oleracea var. oleracea cultivar TO1000 chromosome C9, BOL, whole genome shotgun sequence genomic region, the following are encoded:
- the LOC106318294 gene encoding myosin heavy chain, skeletal muscle, adult, which translates to MFRTGRWRNEKNRIKVVFRLKFHATQASELNTEGLILSLVPGDVGKPTARSEKAVVRDGQCRWEIPVYETVKFLKDAKTGKVNQRIYHLIVSTTGSTRGGLVGETSIDFADYADAIKTCNVCLPLHNTTSKALLHVSIQRQLEFDDPQREEDECNNLEKMSHGKDLKSHLSLGDADEPRASGSHEEGPFGKAARFAELRRRASTESDSTMSSSGSVIEPTTPEEVAKSLRHPPKQLHSSKALFEEPRVSESEWSGSSDRGITTDDSTNDKMSKNSSEDGDEIEKLKNEVACLTRQADLSDLELQSLRKQVVKETKRSQDLLKEVNSLKQERDSLKEDCERHKVADKTKTRNRLQFEGRDPWILLEETREELDYEKDRNFNLRLQLQKTQESNSELILAVQDLEAMLEERSKEGPRTSDTDEDEDQKALEELVKGHMDGNNTHVLEQKITELYNEIEVYKRDKEELEIQMEQLALDYEILKQENHDVSYKLEQSQLQDQLKMQYECSSELENQVETLEAELKKRSEESLSRIKELEAQMEILEEEMERQAEVFEADIDAVTRGKVEQEQRAIQAEEDLRKTRRRNASVAEKLQEEFKRLSEQMDSMFASSEKMAMKAMTEANELRMQKREAEEMLKKANDEYEAKLKELSEKLSQMERHEEEVTSNLNQEIKFLKDEIENLQKDKHSLMLQEESLRGELEETERNKNELESRIESMREESESLAEELQAVKRIKDEKEAAITHLQTELETVRAKFDDLNHLFSENDSEMEKHKKQVTQVKGEMKKKEEAIANLEKKLKESRIAFNNLTKTAQRNNNKGSTVGAKEVAVMKDKIKLLEGQIKLKETALEASSNMFIEKEKNLKNRIEELETSLDQNSLEVINKDNHEKEEVRVLEAEMALLRECNETMEMELKEMQERYSELSLRFAEVEGERQQLVMTVRNLKNAKRS; encoded by the exons ATGTTTAGAACAGGTAGATGGAGGAACGAGAAGAACAGGATCAAAGTCGTATTCAGGCTAAAGTTTCACGCTACTCAG GCGTCTGAGTTGAATACAGAGGGATTGATTCTCTCTCTTGTTCCCGGAGATGTGGGGAAACCGACGGCGAGGTCAGAGAAAGCGGTGGTTAGAGACGGGCAATGCCGGTGGGAAATTCCGGTTTACGAGACTGTGAAGTTTCTGAAAGATGCGAAAACCGGGAAGGTTAACCAGAGGATTTACCATCTCATTGTGTCAACGACG GGATCTACAAGAGGTGGTTTGGTTGGAGAAACATCAATTGATTTTGCTGATTATGCTGACGCAATTAAAACTTGTAACGTTTGTCTTCCACTACACAACACAACTTCAAAAGCTTTGTTGCAT GTATCAATACAAAGGCAATTAGAATTTGATGATCCTCAAAG AGAGGAGGATGAATGCAATAATCTTGAAAAAATGTCACATGGTAAAGATTTGAAGTCACATTTGAGCCTCGGTGATGCAGATGAACCTCGTGCAAGCGGTTCGCATGAG GAAGGGCCTTTTGGTAAAGCTGCACGGTTTGCTGAGCTGAGAAGAAGAGCATCAACTGAATCTGATAGTACAATGTCAAGCTCTGGAAGTGTCATTGAGCCAACTACTCCTGAAGAGGTCGCCAAGTCTTTGAGACACCCTCCTAAGCAACTTCACTCATCTAAAGCTTTGTTTGAAGAGCCTCGTGTGTCCGAATCCGAGTGGTCTGGAAGTTCTGATCGTGGAATCACCACCGATGACTCCACCAATGACAAAATGTCTAAAAACTCCTCGGAGGATGGGGATGAGATAGAGAAGCTTAAAAACGAGGTTGCTTGTTTGACAAGGCAAGCAGATCTTTCTGACCTAGAGCTGCAAAGCCTGAGGAAACAAGTCGTTAAAGAGACCAAAAGGAGTCAAGATCTCTTGAAAGAAGTGAATAGCTTGAAGCAGGAGAGAGACTCTTTGAAGGAAGATTGCGAGAGGCATAAAGTCGCAGACAAGACTAAAACGAGGAACAGGTTGCAGTTTGAAGGAAGGGATCCATGGATTCTCTTGGAGGAAACGAGAGAGGAGCTTGACTACGAGAAGGATCGTAACTTCAATCTCCGGTTACAGCTCCAGAAGACTCAGGAATCTAACTCTGAGTTGATCCTTGCTGTTCAAGATCTTGAAGCTATGCTTGAGGAAAGAAGCAAAGAAGGACCAAGAACCAGTGATACAGATGAAGATGAGGATCAAAAGGCACTTGAGGAACTCGTGAAGGGACACATGGATGGGAATAACACACACGTCTTGGAGCAGAAGATCACAGAGCTCTACAACGAGATTGAGGTTTATAAACGAGACAAAGAGGAGCTTGAGATACAGATGGAACAGCTAGCTTTGGACTATGAGATACTGAAACAGGAGAATCATGATGTCTCATACAAGCTAGAGCAGAGCCAACTGCAAGACCAGTTGAAGATGCAATACGAATGTTCATCAGAGCTTGAGAACCAAGTGGAGACACTTGAAGCTGAGCTCAAGAAGAGATCGGAAGAGTCTTTGTCCCGGATCAAAGAGCTTGAAGCACAAATGGAGATCTTGGAAGAAGAGATGGAGAGACAGGCTGAGGTGTTCGAGGCGGACATCGATGCAGTCACGAGAGGTAAAGTGGAGCAAGAGCAAAGAGCGATACAAGCGGAAGAAGACCTGAGGAAGACGAGGCGGAGAAACGCTAGCGTAGCTGAGAAGCTACAGGAGGAGTTCAAGAGACTCTCCGAGCAGATGGATTCAATGTTTGCATCAAGTGAGAAAATGGCTATGAAAGCTATGACAGAAGCTAATGAGTTAAGGATGCAGAAACGTGAAGCTGAAGAAATGCTCAAGAAGGCTAATGATGAGTACGAGGCAAAGCTCAAGGAGCTTTCTGAAAAGCTGAGTCAGATGGAGAGGCATGAAGAAGAAGTTACTTCAAATCTAAACCAAGAGATCAAATTCTTGAAGGATGAGATTGAGAATCTGCAAAAGGACAAACATAGCCTCATGTTACAAGAAGAGAGCCTAAGAGGTGAGCTGGAAGAGACGGAAAGGAATAAAAACGAGCTAGAGAGCAGGATTGAGTCAATGAGGGAGGAATCAGAGTCTCTAGCAGAGGAGTTGCAAGCGGTGAAGCGTATCAAGGATGAAAAAGAAGCAGCAATTACACACTTACAGACAGAACTAGAAACCGTGAGAGCCAAGTTTGATGACCTAAATCATTTATTCTCAGAGAATGATTCGGAGATGGAGAAGCACAAGAAGCAAGTAACACAAGTGAAAGGTGAGATGAAGAAGAAAGAAGAAGCAATAGCTAACCTTGAGAAGAAGCTCAAGGAAAGCAGAATCGCGTTTAACAACTTAACCAAAACCGCGCAAAGAAACAACAACAAAGGAAGTACAGTAGGAGCTAAAGAAGTTGCTGTTATGAAAGATAAAATAAAACTTCTCGAG GGGCAAATAAAACTGAAGGAGACTGCTCTTGAAGCTTCATCAAACATGTTCATCGAAAAGGAGAAGAATCTGAAGAACAGAATCGAGGAGCTGGAAACTAGTCTCGACCAGAACAGCCTAGAGGTTATTAATAAAGATAACCATGAAAAGGAAGAAGTCCGAGTTCTGGAAGCGGAGATGGCGTTATTGAGAGAATGTAATGAAACGATGGAGATGGAGCTGAAGGAGATGCAAGAGAGATACTCAGAGCTAAGTCTGAGATTTGCAGAAGTGGAAGGCGAGAGACAACAGCTTGTTATGACAGTACGTAATCTCAAAAACGCCAAGAGGAGCTAA